In the Bacillus sp. FJAT-42376 genome, CGCCCTTTTTACTGGCATTACCTTGAAAAAACCGGGGGCGAGCCGAATCCAATGAGTCTTACGCTGCTCACAGATAAGGACGAAGTCTCAGAAGAGCAGAAAACAGAATTCATCCACTTTGGATCGCCGAGGCTCCATCAAATATTTGGCTCAGCGCGTAAGCTGGGAGCATTTGCGCGTATGTATGAGGATTCATTTATGGAGGGAACACAGCAGCCGCTCCATCCATGGCTTGGAATGAATATGACGGTTTCCTATCAGTGCGATATGAAAAAAGACTTTATCTACTCTATCGGTCTCCATTTAATAAGCGGAACGATGGTCGAGAATTTTCAGGAAAGATTGAATCAGCTTCAGCTTACTCCTAAAATACCGGACTTCCGCTTTACCCTCTCGCCGTTAATTCTGCCCAAAAGCGGAATGACGAGAATCAGGCAGTACATCGAGAGAAAAATAGCAGAGGATTCTCATGAGTGGGCAGAAGAATCGAGGCAGAGATGGAACGCCGATTTAATGCTCCTCCATCATTTCTATGAAGATATGGAGGAAAAACCGGAAGTTTATGAACTCGAAAAAGGCGCATTGAAGGACCTTTATGAACCGAACATCCATATTTCTGTTAATAACGGGGGTATTTTTTACCTGAATCCGCAAACGATTTTTTAATTATATCGGCAGAAAAATCAAAAATTTTAATATATTTTTCCAATTCGACATGATTCAGCACCATTTTTTCTTTTTCCAATCTATAATCATGGTACAAAGGTTCCTTCCGCTGATCGTGACTTTAGTATGACGTCCGCGGAAAGGATGCCGATTCTGTCAGATAAAGGCAAACCTGTTGAAAGGCAGGGACGCAAAATCACGGGTCTTAGGTTGCCGGCCAGGCAATGATGATCGCCGGATTGCCTGAAATACATACGTATTTTAGGAGGAAAAAGGATGGAGAAGGTACTCGTAAAAGAAGAATTGGATGTAGAATGGAAAGAATTGATCCTCGCTGCACTGGACATGGGAATCAGCAAAGAAGATATCCGCTATTTCCTTCAAAATAAGCAGGCAGAAAGAGAGAAATAACCAAATTTTGTCGAAAAAATTTTGTCGATTTTGTTCGATTTATCGAAATGATCCCTTCGTTATATGCTATAATATCGATGGGAAGGTGATGTTATGATTGGGGAACGCATACGCAAATATCGCAAAGAAAAAAATCTATCTCTATCTGAACTAGCAGACCGGGCAGGCGTAGCTAAATCATACCTAAGTTCGATTGAACGAAATCTGCAATCCAATCCATCTGTACAATTTTTGGAAAAGGTTTCATCCGTGCTTGGCATCTCTGTTAATACCCTGTTAAACGGCAACACAGAAGATGCTTATGCAAATCAGCTGGATCAGGACTGGGCATCACTTGTAAAAGAAGCTATGCAATCAGGCGTAACGAAAGATCAATTTAGAGAATTTCTGGAATTTAATAAATGGCGGATGCATCAGCCAAAAAAATAAAACGGCCGGACAGATGTCCAGACCGTTTTATTTTTTATGAAGCTGTTTTTTTATGATTCTCCTCGATTTTTAAAATCGCCTGCCAAATGGTGGAGATAGAATAAATAATCAGTAATATGCCAGGTATGATAGCAAACAGCGCACGGCCCTCTTTTGTTTGGGCATAGCTGCTGATGTAGCCTGCATAAGGAATCGTCACACCTGTGTATTCAGCTACCACATTCGAAGAGAGTACAGGGGCTGAATCCTCCGACTCGTTATGATCCCCCTTCGTCCGATACACTGCCTGTCCCCGGCTTACGGTTTTTTCCGTAATTCTGTGAGTTGCGAGGTCATATTCATTCATCCAGAATGTGATGACATCATCCTTTTTAAACCTGTTCATATCTCCTCCGGTCTTTACTGCTATAACTGAACCGGTCTGGATCCCCGGTTCCATTGATCCGGAAAGAACGGTTTTAAATTGATAACCAAAAACTTGAGGCTCGCCGCCGGAAGCCTTTGAAGAGAAAACCGCGATGGCAAGACTGATCAGAATAAAAAACAGCAGCAAGGTGAACGCTCTGCTTACAATCTTCAATTTCTCTCCTCCTTTTCTTCTGAAATCGGAGGATTCGTTTGCAGAACTTCGGATTCATTCTTTTCATCAGAGTTCGCGGCAGGCAAATCGTTCTCAGGTTTTGGTTTCTCTTCGAGGTCAGGCTTGTCCGCATTCTCTTTGTTCGTTTCTTTAGAAGGAACTTTTGAATCGGGTTTCTTTTTTTCTTCCTTTTTTGGAGGCGGACATTCAGCTACCGTAACTTTTTCACTCTCTGTCCGGACCGTTTCATTCATTCCCTGAAAGCCAGGGCGCTGATCGGCTTCTGCATAATACACTCCAGCCTTATCCGTTCGAATAGAAAGATGTCCTGTCTCATTCTCCCCAATGATTGAAAGGGAGCCCTCTTCTGCAAGCTCGCCATCTTTAAAAATTCGATAGCCTGTAGAACCAATCATTCCGAATCCTGAATTTCTGATTGAAAACGTAAGATTTACGGGACTGCAGTTTGTCTTCGGCTCTGTTTCACCTGCTTTTTCAAAGCTGAGTTTGCTTCCATCCCACCAGGAACCTAATTGAATTCCTATTTCCTGCTCGGCTTTCGCATGAAAATAGGCTTGAACGGGCGTCACGGATAAAGTCAATATTAGCAAAACCGCACAAACAAACACCGCAGTCTGAAGCAGCTTATTTGCCTTTTTCATTTTCTTTCTGCTCATCAATCTTCATCCCCCGTTCGATATGTATGAATTCCCAAGATGCAAAAACCGATAAAGTGAGGCAGGGAGCAGCACAGCCACTTACCTGCTGTACTGCTCCCTCTCTATACACTATCGGAACCGATTGAAATTATAGCTCCTGTCCCTCACCCTGGCGTCCATCAAATGTCCATTTCAGCTGCAGAGAATCTCCCTGGAATTGGTTTTGATCTTCACCATTGTCAACAAACTCAAATTGTACGAACAAATCATCGGTTGTACCGGCTTTCAGTCCTTTTTTCTTTTCAAAAAGCGGGGTAAACACATTGCTAGCTACAGCATTTGGATCCATATCCTTCAGCTCTTCAAGCGTTGTACTGTAAATAACGTCATTCAGCTTGTCCGCATTATAAAGGAAATTCACTTTAATATGGCTGCCGAGATCCTCTGTATTTGCAGGCTCGCCCTCTTTATTCGCTACCGTATATTCGGTTGTTAAAAGAACTTTTTTAATATCAACCGTTCCATCATTTTTCAGTTTAAAGGTTCGTGTCATCCAATCTCCGGGCTTCATGTCCTTCACATTCACAACCTCAGTAGGAACCGCATTCAAATCAAGCGTTCCCGCCGCAAAAGAGCTCGCCGCTTCTGCTTTGTCATTGAAATAGGCATAAGTTCCCCCGCCGACCAGTGATAATCCGAGCGCTGCAGATGCAATACCCAACCCTAATTTTGTCTTGATCCCCATTTTACATTCCTCCTGATTTTTTCTGCGTGTATGTGAACTCTTTTCCTGTAAAGAAGCTCAACCATTACTATCGAAATCTTCTGATAAATAAACGTGCATGGAGGAAAAAATTCTACAGATGTAAGATTATGTAGAGTCTGTCATAAAATTCTTTCTTACCGCTACTTTAGTTTAGCAGTCGCCTAATTTCGGCAAAAGGTTCTTTGTACCAGAAAATTCACTCATCCATTCGTATGATTTTTCTGAAAAATAACCTTGCCTTATTTTCGAAAACTCTTACTTTTCAGGCATTTAGCCAACTGCGGCTTTTTTCTCTGCATCTATTTATCCGGTAAAATAGCCTATAGTAAGCTCTATGCCAATACAAACAAAAAAACCAGGATACAGGACCTGGTTTTTTAAGCATACAACGAGATGAAAGATTTTTGACGGTGCTGATTTTCATTGTATTTCCCTTTTAATGGGGTAACCTTCGTCTGGGCATTTTCAAAAAGAACCCTTTGGAAGGATAAATCATTCGAACAAACCGGGCAGACCCATGCTCCGCCATTGTAACTGCTATAAGAAGATTTTGCACAGCGCGGACATACTTTTTTGAACATCATCATCTCTCCTAATTGGTTACATGGAAAATCCAAGTTGAATGCAGAATCATGACAAATGTATAAAGAAGACAGGCTGCGCAGGTCGCACCCTTTAAGATTTTCGTTGTTTTCAGCGGAATTAGAAACACCATACAAAGCAGAAGAATCGAAAACATCAGCTTCACTCCGATAAAAGCCACTGGAGTCCACTCGTACAGGTTTTTCATAAGAGGGTTTGCTTCCTTTATAAAACCAAGTTCAAGACCGGCTAATGTAACAAATAAATCGATTGTATTAACAATCGCCAGGTAAATGAATGCGGTTTTCATGAAGCAGCTCCTTTGGCATACAGGCCATTATTTATGCTATGTATGGAATTCAGGAAACTATACCCTCTTAGGCTCCTCCAGCCTCGAAATGACCCGCCAAATGGTTATTATGGAGTATCCAATCAAAAGCAATCCGGGAATAATGAACAAGAGCGCGTTTCCTTCTTTTGACTTAGCATATTCAATAAAATAACCGATATACGGGATGGTGAAACCTGTATACTGGGCTGTCACATTTTGAGCAAGCACCGGTTCAGAATCAGGAGTCTTATTATTGTCTCCTTTTGTCGTATAAATAACAGCCTGACCGCTCGCCTTTTTTGCTACAATCCGATGAGTTGCGAGATCTTTTTCATCCATTTTAAAAGTGATGACATCCCCTGGCTGGAAACGATTCATATCGCCGCCTGTTTTGACAGCAATGATCGAGCCGGTTTGAATTCCGGGTTCCATTGAACCGGATAAGACGGTTTTCAGCTGATAGCCGAAAAACTCCGGTTGACCGCCGGATGCTTTTGAGGAGAGGACGAGGAGGATCATGACAAGCAAGAGAACAAACAGCAGTGCGGATAATGTTTGACTGATTAGTTTTCCCGCCAGTTTCATTTATTAACTCCCCCTTCGCTGCCTATCGTTTCCTCACTCAAACGACCTGATTCGTCTGTTGCAGGATTATCGCTTGAGGATGTTTCTTCTATAGCCTTGTTCTCCTCCTCGGTGCCTTCTATTGGAGATTCTACTTCTTCCTTGTCTCCCTCCATCTCCTCTTTAATAGAATCCTTTTCATGATTCTCCTCCTGCTTTTCTTTTTCATCTTTAGGCGGAGGACATTCAGCTATTGAAACGGACTGGCTGTTTGTTCTGGTTATCTCTGAGTCATTGCCGCCATAGCCTGGACGCTGATCAGCCTCGGCCATATAAGTCCCTGGAGAATCGGTTATAACAGATAAAATTGCCGTCTTTTCAGCCTGGATTATTCCTAATGTGCCTTCTGTAAATACTTCTCCATTTTTATAGATTCGATATGTGGTCGTACCAATCATCGTAAAACCCTTGTTTATTACAGGAAAGTTTAATCTTATTGGTTCACAGCCTGTAAGTTCATCTGCAGCAGGAAGTTCCTCAAAACTCAAATTACTCTTATCCCACCAGGTTCCGGCTTCAATATAAATGCCTTGTTCCTTTTGGTCGTTATAATATGCTCCAGTAGGAGAGGCTGCATAATTTAAAATCAATAAAAAAGAATAAATTAATGCGAATAACTTAAATAAGGAATGACTTTCATACATATTGTTCCGAATTGCCTCCAGCCCCCGTTCTTTTATGGGTAGAGTCATGTAAAAAGAAGGCAGGAAGTTCCTGCCTTCCCATCAGCCTTAAAGCTCTTCCCCTTTTCCCTGACGTGCCTCAAAATTCCATTTCAGCTGGAGAGAGTCACCTTGAAATTCATTTTGATCCTGCTCATTATCAATAAATTCAAATTGGACAAATAAATCATCTGTGGTTCCGGCTTTAAGGCCTTTTCTCTCGAATAAAGGGGTGAAAACATTTTTATCAAGTACATTAGGATCCATATCTTTTAATTCTTTAAGCGTAGTACTGTAAATTACATCATTCAGCTTATCTGCATTGTATAAAAAGTTTACTTGAATATGATCGCCGAAGTCCGAATTATTCCCTGCAGCACCTTCATTAACGGTATAGTCTGTTGTTAAAAGCACTTTTTTAATATCCAGAGAACCGCTGTTTTCCAATTTAAAAGCTCTAGTCATATAGTCACCAGGTTTGATATTCTTCACATCAATAATCGTTGTCGGATTTACATTCAAATCCAAAGTTCCCGCTGCAAATGAAGAAGCAGCGTCTGCTTTGTCATTAAAATACGCATATGTACCGCCTCCGACTAATGAAAGACCAAGTGCTGCAGATGCCAGTCCTAAACCTAATTTCTTCTTGATACCCATTGTAAAAGCCCCCTAGACCAAATTTATATTGAACTTCTCATGTTAAGGAGAAGGATCAATCTGTTTTTATCTGTTTTTCAGTCTGCCTGAACAATAGCCTGTAAGATAGAAAAAGGAGAACTATGCCTGGCAGGTTAAGCAGAATAAGCAAACTTATATTTGATTGGATGCTGGCAAATAGATACCCTGCTGAAGGAATAGTTAAATTGGTATAACTGCCTACGATGTTTTTCCTTTCGACTGTCTCACGATCGGGTGCATCGTTGGCATCTCCTTTAGTTTTATATTTATTTTCATTCAGAACTTCATAAATCCGATGGGTGACCAATATTTTTTCTTTCGTTTTAAATGTTATAATATCCCCTTTTTCATAAACATCTGCATTATTCCTCTTCTTGATTAAAATCATAGATCCCGTTTTGAAAACCGGTTCCATGGAACCCGATAATACATTCTTTAATTGAAAAGGAAGGAATTGGTGGGTATTTCCAAGAAGTAATAGATAAAACAGAATGCCTATTAATAAAGTAAACCTCAAAGCATATTTCTGAACGATTTTCAGCATTACGCCACCACACGCTTTGTTCTTAATAAAGAATTATTTGTTTTAATTATATCTTATGGCCTATTTAAAAGAAAAATCTCGAAAAATGCTGTTTTTTTCATTTTAACGAACGTTTTCGTTCGTTTTCTCGGTTTTTCTTCTTTTTACTAACTATCTTGTAATTTTATTAAGAACGAACTGTTTTATATAATGAACGAAAGGAGTTCATTTAGTAACAAGAAGGAGTCTATTAATGGAAGAAGTCGGGAAGAGGATTCGGGAAATCAGAAGACAAAAAGGGTATTCACTCAGCGAATTAGCTGAGCTGGCAGGAGTTTCAAAGTCTTATTTAAGCTATATAGAGCGAAATGTGCAAAAGAATCCAAGTCTGCAGTTTCTATCCAAAATATCAGAAACCCTGAATATTGAAGTAAATGAACTGCTCGGTGAGCAACAGGAATTAACAAGCCAGCTCGATGATGAATGGAAAATGCTAATTGAAAAAGCGATAAAAGATGGAATGAGCAAAGAAGAATTCGAAACATTCAGAGACTATATCAAATTTATTAAGTGGAAAGAAACCCAGGAGGGCCGAGAAGATGAAAACTGAACAGATTTCAAAAGAAGAGTGGATTGCACTGCTAATGGAAGCTAGAAATCTTGGATTAACTCCTGATGAAGTGAGACATTTCCTTTTTAGCGGAGGAGCAGGACCTGCACGCTAATCCTGCATAAAGCACAATGGGGACATTGGTAAAAGTTTTAGCTGTTTTAATTCCGGTTCTATACGTTTGCGGTATTTGGTTTCAATCAAGTCATTCTACCAACCAAATCCTCGTATTTCTGGCATCTTTAAGTCATCATCCTGCAGGAAGCGGAGAAGAAATAATATTTTCCAGACAGATGGGAACATTGTTGGAAATTCTGCATTTAATTGAATTTGGCCTATTGTTCTTTTTAATGGTTCATTGCATGCATTTGTTTGGTCTTTCCCGACAGAGAGCTTTTCCTCTTGCTCTAATTGCAGCATGCAGCTTTAGTATAATAGAAGAATGGCATCAGTTATTCGTCGCAGGGCGCTCATCTTCCTGGATCGATTTGGCAAAGGACTGGATTGGAGTATTTGTGGTATGGGCTTTTATGCTGAACAAAGAAAGGGATAGAAGAAGGAAAAAGAAATATGAATGGAAAACCAGGCTTGGCAGAAGAGTATGAACAAATACCCGCTTACCCGCACCTGGGCGGATAAGCGGGTATTTGTTGTTTTTTAATGTATTGCTTCCATCTGATTTTCTAAAAGCTGGCTAAATTTGCTGGATTTCTGAATGGATAATTCTTGGAAACCACCTGATTGGATCATACAGCCTTCATCTAAAACAATTACATGATCGGCATTTTTAATTGTAGAAAGCCTATGTGCAATTACAATGATTGTCATTTTACCTTTTAACCGATCTATTGCCTCCTGAATCTTTCTCTCGTTTTCACTATCGAGGGCGCTGGTAGCCTCATCCAATATTAGAATAGAAGGTTTTTTTAGAATAGCTCTTGCAAGCACCAATCTTTGCCGCTCTCCCCCGGAAAGCCTGACACCGCGATCTCCTATATGAGTCTCAATGCCTTCAGGGAGGCTCCGGACAAAATCTGCCGCACAGGAAAACTCCAGGGCTTGCCATATATCTGCATCTGAACAGGCAGGATTTATCAATTGCAGATTTTCACGTATGCTCGCATTGAATAAGAATGAATCCTGCGGAACGTAACTGATGGCTTTTCTCCATGAAATGATATTTTTTTCTTCAAGGGGGAACCCATCAATCAGAACTTCTCCACTATCTGGCTTCATCAATCCCATAAGAATATCAATAAATGTGCTTTTCCCCGCCCCGGAAGGACCTACTATTGCAGTCATTTCATTTAGACGAATCTCAGCATTTATATTTTTAAGTACATAGTTTTGATTCTCATTGGAGTAGCTATAGAAAATTTGACGGTAATGTACACCTTTTTTAAGTTCATAAGGTTCTTCATGATTCTGGAAAGGATTCATCCTTTCCCTTGAAGATTCGCACTCTGTATACAAACTTTGTACTGAGTTAAATGCCGGTATCGTTGCAGCCAGGTTTTGCATGGTAGACTGGATTTCTGTAAAACGCGGCCAAAGTCTTGTGAAAATGAGAATAATAGCCATCAATTCTTCAATATGAAAATGAAATTTAATTATTGAGAAATAGAGAAAAATAGCAATAAAAATTGAAGAGGTTACTTTATAATACAAGTCAGAACTTGTCTGCAGCTTAACATATTCTATTTGCTCCTCTACCATTCTGCCGGTGTGGCGGCTGAACCAGGATAGTTGGGATTTTTCAAGCGTATTGCTTTTGATGTCTTTCATCCCGTTAAATTGATCTGTTACTCCCGCAAGATACTCCTTACCTAATACAGAAGATTGCCTGCCGGCTTTCACCGCCCGGTTAACAAATTTATGAGAGCATAAAATAATAAAAGCACCGCACAGCAAGACTAGGCCTGTAATGCTGGCGGATAGCCAAAAGGCAAGTAGCACCTGTATACTTGTAAAAATGACCGAAGTGATCATCTGCAGGAAAAAATTCATTCCGCTTACCACTCTTGCAAGTTCCGAAGTAATGGAGTTCAGCAAATCAGATTTTCTTTTCTTTATAAAAAAGGACCAGCTTGAGTTTAATACTCCCTTAAAAAGATTAATTCTTAACTCTCTGCTAAACTCATGCAGCAGCTTAACATTCAGAATTCTTATAGCCCGCTGGAGGATACTTTGACTTAGCATAATAAAAATAAAAATAACCAACAGCAGCACCAGTCTTAAATCCTCAGGCAGACCTTCAGCAAAACCAATAACAGACTTAAAAATAGGGATCCCCTTATTCTCCGGAATCATACCGGTCACACTAATCAGCGGGATCAGCAGCAAAATCCCCATCCCCTCCAGTAAGCTGACAATGACTATACCAAATAAATTAACCGGTAAAAGCCATCCGGAAAACTTAAATAGTTCCTTTATATACATATAAACAATTCTCATATGAGCAGCCCCTTAGGTAATAGCTTGTTTCCTGGCTTTCCTCCAAATAGCCAAGAAGGGTCTTAACGGAAAATATAAAAAGTGAAGCCTTTTAGGTAATGGAAAAGTTTCAGCATCAATTGGATATGGATAAAGAAAACTCAAGAGGAATAACAGCTTCTGCCCAAAAGACTTAATGGAAAATAAATACCGGGAGTGATAAAACGCGATTTCCTTCGGAACAGGATCGCTATGAAGGTTGATCATTTGTTTCAAATAAAACATGCATGCTTCCGCTGCCTTTTCAGCACGTCTATTTTTTAGTCCATCCATCTCATTAGCAAGTGAAGCAGAAAAAACCTGTGAATGTAAAAGAAGCACTTGGCCGCCTATTAAAGAAGAATGATATTTTTTCATCTGTTTCTTGATAAATCTCCAATTTAATGGCTTTTCTATAAGTAAATGAATATCCAGCAGCCATCTTAGCCGTGACCAGCCGTGGCGTGCTCCATGTTCTGCCAGGAAAATAAACAAGTCTTCCTCGCCAAGTAAGAAGACTGGATGACTGGTAAGACTGCTCAGCCTTCTTCTATCCCACAACTCCCTAAAACATGGTTCCTTTCCCGGGCCGGGATTTAAACGCCAATGCACTTCTACTGTAATGTCCTTTACAGGATGGAAAAAAGCAGTATGATGGTGTCTCCACTTCCATTCTCCCAGAAAAGGGGAGAAATACTCGTCCTTTTTAAAACCTGAGTCTGCCAATAACATTTCCGCTCTTTCCAAGTCTTTAAACGGAATAAGCAAATCAAGGTCTCTTGACGTTCTTAAAGAAAGGTCCCCGTATAAATCCATTGATAAAACCGGACCTTTAAGAAACAGAACCGGGATATCCTGTTTTGCAAACAGCTGGCTGATTTGGACCATTTCGTTGCTTAGATGGAGCATCTGAAAAGTGTTTTTACGGTGGAGGATGGAAAGTTTTTGCATCACTGAATCGGGAAATACACCGGGATTTTTCTTTGCCATCAATGGGTATAGGTTCGGAAAAATCCGATGATGCACAGCTAATTTGATAAACAGTTCCCAATCCGTATCCGTTAAGTCATTCTCTATCTTCCCGTCTGTTGATAGCAATTGAATAATTAGCTTTAATTCAGCGGGTAACAGAGAAAGATCCAGCTTATACTCTTTTTCTTCCACCAAACTCATCCCCGCTTTCTATTTTCTTTGCAAAACTGCTTATGGCTGTAAACCTTTCTCTGCCCTCTTCTCCAGTGACATACTTATTTCCGCAGCGCAGCCAGGCATGAGCAATGAGTTTACCTTCTCCATCTTTCCCAGTTCCCAGATAAAGCGTGCTGGCAATATTTCTTCGTTCCAGCATTTTCATAGCGGCAATCGCTTTAACCAAGCATTGGCTTTCCCAAAAAGCATATCGACTCATAATGTGAATGCACTCTGAAATGAGTTGGACGGTCTGTGAGGAATTAGAGTTAACAGGTGTTTCTTCCATTGGAGTTCCTAACAGGGAAATGGTTTTCGAAAAAGGTCTTGCCTTTATAATCCTTGCCCATCCGAGAAAAAGAAAAGCTTCGATTAGCAACTTTTTCAATTCGGAATCAAGCCTTATAAATCTCTTTACTTTTTCCATCCATCTCAAATCCTCTTCCGGCGAATTTATTTTTTGATTGAAATTAACTTTTCTTCTCCCAGCTGTTTTATAAAAGAGAGAACGTGGTCTTCACATTCAGGCTCTTTCACAGCATAATTTTTCATAAGAGATTTAATAATTTCATTAACGGCAACAGGTTTTTCAATTAAATCCCATATAGCTCCTCCAATCTCACCTAAGTTGTAATATTTTCCGTTTCCGATGTTTAACATCACCTTTTCGCCATTCATGTCACTTACCAGGTTGCCTTCGTTTTGAACAACTTCACTATCTTTTGATAGGTTGCTATGATTCATTACACACTCACCCTCTCCGTTTTTTTTAGGACTTCGCTGATTAAATGACTGGTAGCAAAATAATGATCCGGTCTTGAAATCCTGAAAACATCTATTGTGTTAGCAAGCTGGGATATGGTTTTAAAGTGCCAATCCAGCAAGCCTAACTTATTCACAAAAAAATTCCGGTATGTATGACACGATAACAGATATAGCTTCTCAAGTTTTGAAATGGACAGACAGCTAACCTCTTCCATTTTTGTTTTCCTCAATTCAAAGATCCCGGCAAGCTCCAATGGCTTGTTTCGAAAGTGCTTTCTTACTGGAATGGCATATTTACGCTCTCTTTCAAAAAGCGGGCTATATTGGGAAGATTCCATGCCAAAGTGTTCCATGCTGTCTCTCCACAGTTTTTGCTGAGGATAAGCCGGAGCTGCAAACGGTACCCCGTTTTCGAATGTAACAGCTATCACGTCGTCGCTTAATAGCAGATGCCCTTCATTCAACAAGGCTGAAGCAAGGGTGGATTTCCCGGCACCGGATTCTCCTATAAAGGCATAAGCTTTTCCATTTATAGAAATGGCGCTCCCATGCAAAGGAAGAATTCTCCTCTGAATAAGAAGTGCCCCGAAGCAGGTCCCAAGTATATATAATTTGATTTTATTTATATCAGAGCCCTGCATGGGAGAAACAATAATTTTAAATCCATCTTCGATACAAAAAATGGCAGTCCCATCAATTTTAAACATGATCCTTTTTTCTTTAATATAAAATTCATTATCATTTATATGAAGAGCTTTCCAAACGTTATTTAAATCTTCAATCACAATATAAACGTGCGGTTCATCCAGGAACCCAACATTTGCTTCCAATTCAGGAAAGAAGATATCACTGGCTACTCTGAGTCCAAAAACATCATATGAGTTATAATGGTCCGGCTGTATGATTTTTCACCCCAGTCTGCTGGCATTATATTTAATGGACCCTTATATGCATAAAGAATATAAGGGTCTTTAAATGGATAACAAATAAAATTAGATCAGCTGTATTTTACGGGATCATCCGGATCTGGCTGAACTGCATCCGGGTATCTGTGACCTGGTCCAGCCATGGTCATATTTACATCCAATACTTCTAAAACTGGTTTTTCCCATTCCTTTTTCATTTATTTCACCTCCTTTCAAGAGATCCGTTTCATAAACCTGAAAAATATTAAACTTCTCATAATTAATCTAAAATCATGTCCATATACTTCATGGTCGGATGGTTCTTTTAATCGATTAAGAGATTTCAGGATAACAGCTTGATTCAAATATTCGCCTATGTGTTTATCTTTTGCCATTCTTTCCGCTTCTAAAAGAAAA is a window encoding:
- a CDS encoding YqhG family protein, coding for MNQQEIHTLLERFFRANQCDISKKTPGALAIQLTVDLDKELMNRPFYWHYLEKTGGEPNPMSLTLLTDKDEVSEEQKTEFIHFGSPRLHQIFGSARKLGAFARMYEDSFMEGTQQPLHPWLGMNMTVSYQCDMKKDFIYSIGLHLISGTMVENFQERLNQLQLTPKIPDFRFTLSPLILPKSGMTRIRQYIERKIAEDSHEWAEESRQRWNADLMLLHHFYEDMEEKPEVYELEKGALKDLYEPNIHISVNNGGIFYLNPQTIF
- a CDS encoding anti-repressor SinI family protein; this encodes MEKVLVKEELDVEWKELILAALDMGISKEDIRYFLQNKQAEREK
- a CDS encoding helix-turn-helix domain-containing protein, with the translated sequence MIGERIRKYRKEKNLSLSELADRAGVAKSYLSSIERNLQSNPSVQFLEKVSSVLGISVNTLLNGNTEDAYANQLDQDWASLVKEAMQSGVTKDQFREFLEFNKWRMHQPKK
- a CDS encoding signal peptidase I; its protein translation is MKIVSRAFTLLLFFILISLAIAVFSSKASGGEPQVFGYQFKTVLSGSMEPGIQTGSVIAVKTGGDMNRFKKDDVITFWMNEYDLATHRITEKTVSRGQAVYRTKGDHNESEDSAPVLSSNVVAEYTGVTIPYAGYISSYAQTKEGRALFAIIPGILLIIYSISTIWQAILKIEENHKKTAS
- a CDS encoding CalY family protein, encoding MGIKTKLGLGIASAALGLSLVGGGTYAYFNDKAEAASSFAAGTLDLNAVPTEVVNVKDMKPGDWMTRTFKLKNDGTVDIKKVLLTTEYTVANKEGEPANTEDLGSHIKVNFLYNADKLNDVIYSTTLEELKDMDPNAVASNVFTPLFEKKKGLKAGTTDDLFVQFEFVDNGEDQNQFQGDSLQLKWTFDGRQGEGQEL
- a CDS encoding DUF5658 family protein, which gives rise to MKTAFIYLAIVNTIDLFVTLAGLELGFIKEANPLMKNLYEWTPVAFIGVKLMFSILLLCMVFLIPLKTTKILKGATCAACLLYTFVMILHSTWIFHVTN
- a CDS encoding signal peptidase I, which encodes MKLAGKLISQTLSALLFVLLLVMILLVLSSKASGGQPEFFGYQLKTVLSGSMEPGIQTGSIIAVKTGGDMNRFQPGDVITFKMDEKDLATHRIVAKKASGQAVIYTTKGDNNKTPDSEPVLAQNVTAQYTGFTIPYIGYFIEYAKSKEGNALLFIIPGLLLIGYSIITIWRVISRLEEPKRV
- a CDS encoding CalY family protein; the encoded protein is MGIKKKLGLGLASAALGLSLVGGGTYAYFNDKADAASSFAAGTLDLNVNPTTIIDVKNIKPGDYMTRAFKLENSGSLDIKKVLLTTDYTVNEGAAGNNSDFGDHIQVNFLYNADKLNDVIYSTTLKELKDMDPNVLDKNVFTPLFERKGLKAGTTDDLFVQFEFIDNEQDQNEFQGDSLQLKWNFEARQGKGEEL
- a CDS encoding signal peptidase I produces the protein MLKIVQKYALRFTLLIGILFYLLLLGNTHQFLPFQLKNVLSGSMEPVFKTGSMILIKKRNNADVYEKGDIITFKTKEKILVTHRIYEVLNENKYKTKGDANDAPDRETVERKNIVGSYTNLTIPSAGYLFASIQSNISLLILLNLPGIVLLFLSYRLLFRQTEKQIKTD
- a CDS encoding XRE family transcriptional regulator; its protein translation is MEEVGKRIREIRRQKGYSLSELAELAGVSKSYLSYIERNVQKNPSLQFLSKISETLNIEVNELLGEQQELTSQLDDEWKMLIEKAIKDGMSKEEFETFRDYIKFIKWKETQEGREDEN
- a CDS encoding anti-repressor SinI family protein, translated to MKTEQISKEEWIALLMEARNLGLTPDEVRHFLFSGGAGPAR
- a CDS encoding VanZ family protein, producing MGTLVKVLAVLIPVLYVCGIWFQSSHSTNQILVFLASLSHHPAGSGEEIIFSRQMGTLLEILHLIEFGLLFFLMVHCMHLFGLSRQRAFPLALIAACSFSIIEEWHQLFVAGRSSSWIDLAKDWIGVFVVWAFMLNKERDRRRKKKYEWKTRLGRRV